In Aristaeella hokkaidonensis, the following are encoded in one genomic region:
- a CDS encoding alpha/beta hydrolase: MLKLFIILMLIVCLVCCSVSALAESASSLPDLPDRLPLEYKKILKEGGTVRKIEYPSKDYYGDQKDIMKPALVYLPAGYSEDQQYDLLVLCHGVGGTEKEWGFLSLNCPGKCAVDNLIANGEIKPLIIVMPNGRSTEDCGNTDWSNMQAFYSFGQEIRNDLLPWMDAHYATYGAGLDDLSASRDHRYMAGLSMGGMQTINIGMCECMDLFSAFGAFSAAPTSYPASKVAAEIKKFDSYPIRYFYNICGTGDSIAYASASSAAKELPKYTDQLTEANWHWQECPGDHNFDIWYLGLFNFLRILGN, translated from the coding sequence ATGCTAAAACTGTTCATCATCCTGATGCTGATCGTCTGCCTGGTTTGCTGTTCTGTATCAGCCCTTGCTGAATCCGCTTCCAGTCTTCCGGATCTCCCGGACAGGCTTCCCCTTGAATACAAGAAAATCCTGAAGGAAGGCGGCACAGTCCGGAAGATTGAGTATCCCTCGAAGGATTATTATGGAGATCAGAAAGACATTATGAAGCCCGCGCTGGTCTATCTGCCTGCCGGTTATTCAGAGGATCAGCAGTATGACCTGCTTGTCCTCTGCCACGGCGTCGGAGGAACCGAAAAGGAATGGGGATTCCTGAGCCTCAACTGCCCCGGCAAATGTGCCGTGGACAACCTGATTGCCAACGGGGAAATCAAACCGCTGATCATCGTCATGCCCAATGGTCGTTCCACCGAAGACTGCGGCAATACAGACTGGAGCAACATGCAGGCCTTCTATTCCTTCGGTCAGGAAATCCGCAACGACCTGCTGCCCTGGATGGATGCCCACTATGCCACCTATGGCGCCGGACTGGATGACCTGAGCGCATCCCGTGATCACAGGTACATGGCCGGCCTTTCAATGGGCGGTATGCAGACAATCAATATCGGCATGTGCGAATGCATGGATCTGTTCTCCGCTTTCGGCGCTTTCTCTGCCGCGCCCACCAGCTATCCGGCATCCAAAGTTGCCGCAGAGATCAAAAAGTTTGACAGCTATCCCATCCGTTATTTCTATAACATCTGCGGAACCGGGGACAGCATCGCCTATGCTTCTGCCTCCTCTGCCGCCAAAGAGCTGCCGAAATATACCGATCAGCTGACAGAAGCCAACTGGCACTGGCAGGAATGCCCCGGAGATCACAACTTTGACATCTGGTATCTGGGTCTTTTCAACTTCCTCCGGATCCTGGGGAACTGA
- a CDS encoding helix-turn-helix domain-containing protein, whose protein sequence is MIGKNLQKLRKMMNLTQETLAEKVGVARQTIAKWETEESTPDLEMSGRLASVLEVSLDDLVNAPEDELDSRPGMRGKHMFGVVTVGDKGQIVIPVRARRVFNINPGDQLMVLGDENSGIALVNAEFFMAVAEEIKNGL, encoded by the coding sequence ATGATCGGGAAGAATCTTCAGAAACTGCGGAAAATGATGAACCTGACCCAGGAAACGCTGGCGGAAAAAGTCGGCGTCGCCCGCCAGACCATTGCCAAATGGGAAACAGAGGAGAGTACGCCGGATCTGGAAATGTCCGGAAGGCTGGCGTCCGTGCTGGAGGTTTCCCTGGACGATCTGGTCAACGCTCCGGAGGATGAACTGGACAGTCGTCCCGGCATGCGCGGGAAACACATGTTCGGTGTGGTGACAGTGGGTGACAAGGGACAGATTGTGATCCCGGTCCGGGCAAGGCGCGTATTCAATATCAACCCCGGAGACCAGCTGATGGTACTGGGGGATGAGAACAGCGGCATCGCACTGGTGAACGCAGAGTTCTTTATGGCTGTTGCGGAGGAAATTAAGAATGGATTATGA
- a CDS encoding ABC transporter ATP-binding protein — protein MDYEMKTPLAVQGLCKNYPAFQLRDVSFSLVPGTITGFIGRNGAGKTTTINSMLSFVRPDAGEISFFGLDYPEHDREIKERIGFVSAGMTYYTRKKLKAITAVTRTFYPGWDDTAYRKWMSVFGLDEEKTPAELSNGMKIKYALALALSHGAELLILDEPTSGLDPVSREELVEVFLKLKDEGKTVFFSTHITSDLEKCADRILFLQQGELKADDTLEGFRDAWRIAECGTDIPPAMQEAACGRCRIRDGYTVLIRKDNAAAFETREATLEEIMIHLEKEAEEA, from the coding sequence ATGGATTATGAAATGAAAACGCCCCTGGCGGTTCAGGGACTGTGCAAAAACTACCCGGCTTTTCAGCTGAGAGATGTGTCCTTCAGCCTGGTGCCGGGAACCATCACCGGCTTTATCGGCCGGAACGGCGCCGGCAAAACGACCACAATCAATTCCATGCTGTCGTTTGTACGCCCGGATGCCGGAGAGATCTCCTTTTTCGGACTGGATTATCCGGAACACGACCGGGAGATCAAGGAAAGGATCGGCTTCGTTTCTGCCGGCATGACCTACTATACCCGGAAAAAGCTGAAGGCGATTACCGCGGTGACCAGGACATTCTATCCCGGATGGGATGATACTGCATACCGGAAGTGGATGAGTGTTTTCGGACTGGATGAGGAGAAAACTCCGGCGGAACTGTCCAACGGCATGAAGATTAAATATGCGCTGGCCCTGGCCCTCAGCCACGGGGCGGAGCTGCTGATCCTGGACGAACCGACCAGCGGCCTGGATCCTGTGAGCCGGGAGGAACTGGTGGAGGTTTTCCTGAAACTGAAGGATGAGGGAAAGACGGTTTTCTTTTCCACCCATATTACGTCCGACCTGGAGAAATGCGCGGACAGGATTTTGTTCCTTCAGCAGGGAGAACTGAAAGCGGATGACACGCTGGAAGGCTTCCGGGACGCCTGGCGGATCGCGGAGTGCGGGACGGATATTCCCCCGGCAATGCAGGAAGCGGCCTGCGGACGCTGCCGGATCCGGGACGGGTATACGGTGCTCATCCGGAAAGACAACGCGGCTGCTTTTGAAACCCGGGAGGCAACCCTGGAAGAAATCATGATTCATCTGGAAAAGGAGGCGGAAGAGGCATGA
- a CDS encoding ABC-2 transporter permease — translation MKLLMKEWKLCIHPTAYIMLMCAALILVPGYPYGVSCFYMGLAIFFVCLTARENHDATYTLMLPVSRGDAVKGRILFCTLLEVIDLAVMGLFILIKYAIGNTPNPAGMDAGLALIGSGMIIFAIFNMIFFPVYYKDINKPGKAFGFAAVAVFLWIIIETVSTYAVPFFRDVLDQPDPRNMSDKALFALAGLALFVAGTAKSVQMSTKKFEEVDLKL, via the coding sequence ATGAAACTGCTGATGAAGGAATGGAAACTGTGCATACATCCCACAGCCTACATCATGCTGATGTGCGCCGCGCTGATCCTGGTTCCGGGCTATCCCTACGGCGTGAGCTGTTTCTATATGGGACTGGCGATTTTCTTTGTCTGCCTGACGGCCAGGGAAAACCATGACGCGACTTATACGCTTATGCTGCCGGTCTCCCGCGGGGATGCAGTAAAGGGAAGAATTCTTTTCTGCACCCTTCTGGAAGTGATCGATCTGGCGGTTATGGGCCTGTTTATCCTGATCAAATACGCCATCGGGAATACACCGAACCCGGCCGGAATGGATGCGGGACTGGCACTGATCGGCAGTGGAATGATCATCTTTGCGATCTTCAATATGATCTTTTTCCCGGTATACTACAAGGATATCAATAAGCCGGGGAAGGCATTCGGCTTTGCGGCCGTGGCAGTATTCCTTTGGATTATCATTGAGACTGTTTCGACCTATGCGGTACCGTTCTTCCGGGATGTGCTGGATCAGCCTGATCCGCGCAATATGAGCGACAAGGCGCTGTTTGCGCTGGCAGGTCTGGCCCTGTTCGTGGCAGGAACGGCGAAGAGCGTGCAGATGAGCACGAAGAAGTTTGAAGAAGTGGACCTGAAGCTCTAA